The proteins below are encoded in one region of Metabacillus dongyingensis:
- a CDS encoding aldo/keto reductase produces MEFHSLKGIIDQKYVEKACSRLIMGTAHFYQYDSRQQAFDMLDEYFKIGGNMFDMAHQYRDSEVIFGEWLDLRKNRSEVHILTKGAHHDDGEPGPRVNPSAISKDISESLERLNTDYIDFYALHRDDESVEVGVIMDVLNQHLAAGQIHAIGASNWSHQRIQEANEYAAAHGLIGFTFNSPNLSLAKCREPRWPGCISVDEHMENWHKGSQMPLLSWSSQAGGFFSGRFAPDRKDHEEMVRVYYTEDNWKRYERAKKLAEEKGVTAIQIALAYVLNQPYQTAAIIGPENSEELMSSVTGSVIKLTAGEMNWLNLMEREASV; encoded by the coding sequence ATGGAATTTCACAGTTTAAAAGGAATTATCGATCAAAAATATGTTGAGAAAGCATGTTCAAGGTTAATTATGGGGACGGCTCATTTCTATCAATATGACAGCAGGCAGCAGGCATTCGATATGCTGGATGAGTACTTCAAAATAGGCGGAAATATGTTTGATATGGCTCATCAGTACAGAGACAGCGAGGTTATTTTTGGGGAATGGCTGGATTTGAGGAAGAATCGCAGTGAGGTTCATATTTTAACAAAAGGGGCTCATCATGATGATGGTGAACCAGGTCCCCGCGTAAATCCGTCAGCCATTTCTAAAGATATCTCAGAAAGCCTAGAGCGATTGAATACAGACTATATTGATTTCTATGCCCTTCATCGTGATGATGAAAGCGTAGAGGTTGGCGTGATTATGGATGTTTTAAATCAGCATCTTGCTGCAGGGCAAATTCATGCGATTGGGGCTTCAAACTGGTCGCACCAGCGCATACAGGAAGCAAATGAATATGCTGCAGCGCACGGATTAATAGGGTTTACCTTTAATAGTCCGAACCTGAGCCTTGCAAAATGCAGGGAACCAAGATGGCCCGGATGTATTTCAGTGGATGAGCACATGGAGAATTGGCACAAAGGCTCACAGATGCCGCTGCTCTCATGGTCATCTCAAGCAGGCGGCTTCTTCAGCGGAAGATTTGCTCCTGACAGAAAAGATCATGAAGAAATGGTTCGGGTCTATTACACCGAGGATAATTGGAAAAGGTATGAACGGGCTAAGAAGCTTGCTGAAGAGAAGGGTGTTACGGCTATTCAAATCGCACTCGCTTATGTGTTGAATCAGCCATACCAAACGGCAGCCATCATAGGGCCGGAGAATTCAGAAGAATTAATGTCATCAGTAACAGGTTCAGTGATTAAGCTGACGGCTGGGGAAATGAACTGGCTCAATTTGATGGAACGAGAAGCAAGTGTTTAA
- a CDS encoding glycerophosphodiester phosphodiesterase — MDRIFQGKNRALIGAHRGASAYCPENTMSSFSKALELQADMLELDVQLTSDGHAVVFHDFSLERTTNGTGFVSEHTLSDLKKLDAGMWFSEEFADEQIPVLEEVLAWAKGKIVLSIELKQMEHLKEPLAKRVTDLIRSYQMEDQIQLMSFNHASLAEARNHSKHILTNVICSSRLADPVRYLKELQAQVLNVPINQLSPSLIEELHQARYYVHGSMSDDIRVWKTLQEWKIDAMDTNLPDVMIRERTIHHS; from the coding sequence GTGGATAGAATCTTTCAAGGCAAGAACAGAGCTCTAATTGGCGCTCATCGCGGTGCATCTGCGTATTGTCCGGAGAATACGATGTCGTCTTTTAGCAAAGCCCTGGAGCTGCAGGCTGATATGCTTGAGCTTGATGTCCAGCTGACAAGTGACGGGCATGCGGTTGTCTTCCATGATTTTTCACTTGAGAGGACAACAAATGGAACAGGATTTGTGAGTGAACACACTTTATCTGATTTAAAAAAATTAGATGCAGGTATGTGGTTTTCAGAGGAGTTTGCAGATGAACAGATTCCGGTACTCGAGGAAGTTTTAGCATGGGCAAAGGGGAAAATCGTGCTCAGCATCGAACTGAAGCAGATGGAGCACCTGAAAGAACCATTAGCTAAAAGAGTCACAGATTTAATCCGAAGCTATCAAATGGAAGACCAAATCCAGCTCATGTCCTTTAACCATGCATCCTTAGCTGAAGCTAGGAATCACAGCAAGCACATCCTCACAAATGTCATTTGCTCTTCGCGATTAGCAGATCCTGTCCGTTATTTGAAAGAACTGCAGGCACAAGTATTAAATGTGCCGATCAATCAATTATCTCCAAGTTTAATAGAAGAGCTTCATCAGGCCCGCTATTATGTGCATGGAAGCATGAGCGACGATATCCGTGTATGGAAAACGCTTCAGGAATGGAAAATCGACGCGATGGACACGAATCTGCCTGACGTCATGATAAGAGAAAGAACGATTCATCATTCATAA
- a CDS encoding CehA/McbA family metallohydrolase has translation MSQVHKVTLSKWIEHSQQGEYITLPFSVPDDIEEIKVELSFSHADENIIDLGLEDPNGFKGWSGGARKDIFVREDRATPGYTLGELPAGEWGVILNAYRVPVACEVNVLVTLMMSEKRWLKGDLHLHSNHSDGAFTLAEVVENARHADLDFVALTDHNTFSQNYQYPLVEDLAVIPGVELTTNRGHCNFYGVHKPFADFRCATKEDVQEKLDEGMANGAVISINHPHCSFCSWEWGLEHFDVKIVEIWNGPWSKQNQAALTWWDLQLQQGKKIVAIGGSDTHRLHETIKYGTPTTWIYSDMHTPRKLLEALTAGQVSIAGRPTSPWIQMQTGETLMGGTFKRNHDRTLIKIDIPESTGGLLKIITDQGDVFKSHKPAGTLSRTVEIPDSSLYVRAELWDAETDTPIVISNPIYFS, from the coding sequence GTGAGCCAGGTTCACAAAGTCACCCTGTCTAAGTGGATTGAACATTCTCAGCAGGGCGAGTACATCACTTTACCTTTCTCTGTCCCGGACGATATTGAAGAAATAAAGGTAGAGCTGTCTTTCAGTCATGCTGATGAAAATATTATTGACTTGGGTTTGGAGGATCCCAATGGTTTTAAGGGGTGGAGCGGCGGTGCCCGCAAGGATATTTTTGTCCGTGAAGACCGTGCGACACCAGGCTACACGTTAGGCGAACTTCCTGCCGGCGAGTGGGGGGTCATCCTGAATGCTTACCGTGTTCCTGTGGCGTGTGAGGTCAATGTTTTAGTCACTCTTATGATGAGCGAAAAGAGATGGTTGAAAGGGGATCTGCACCTGCATTCCAATCACAGTGATGGTGCCTTTACTCTTGCAGAAGTAGTCGAAAATGCCAGGCATGCTGATTTAGATTTTGTGGCATTAACGGATCATAATACGTTCAGTCAAAACTACCAGTATCCGCTGGTTGAAGATCTGGCTGTCATTCCGGGAGTTGAGCTGACGACAAACCGCGGGCATTGCAACTTTTACGGCGTGCACAAGCCCTTTGCCGATTTTCGCTGTGCAACGAAGGAAGATGTTCAAGAGAAGCTTGATGAAGGGATGGCAAACGGCGCCGTTATTTCCATCAACCATCCGCACTGTTCGTTTTGCTCGTGGGAATGGGGCCTGGAGCATTTCGATGTGAAAATAGTGGAGATTTGGAATGGCCCTTGGAGCAAGCAAAATCAAGCTGCTTTAACATGGTGGGATCTGCAATTGCAGCAAGGGAAGAAAATCGTGGCGATAGGCGGAAGCGATACCCATCGCCTTCATGAAACCATTAAATATGGAACGCCAACGACATGGATTTATTCGGATATGCATACGCCAAGAAAGCTATTAGAAGCTTTAACAGCTGGCCAAGTGAGTATTGCCGGCCGTCCAACTTCCCCTTGGATTCAAATGCAGACGGGTGAGACATTGATGGGCGGCACTTTTAAAAGGAATCATGACAGGACACTTATAAAAATTGATATTCCGGAAAGTACTGGCGGTCTTTTGAAAATCATTACGGATCAAGGGGACGTTTTTAAAAGCCATAAACCCGCAGGAACATTGTCTAGAACTGTTGAGATTCCAGACAGCAGCTTATATGTGCGTGCTGAATTATGGGACGCGGAAACCGACACTCCAATTGTCATCAGCAATCCGATTTATTTTTCATAA
- a CDS encoding carbohydrate ABC transporter permease: MKKSKILKNFILYFLLTFVLFVFLGPYIWMLMTAVKSQGDVMVWPPKILPTEFHWENFLRIWQETNLPRAFLNSFIVSALATIINVLFASLAAFAFARLTFPGRDKLFLLVLATMMIPSGLMVVPLFFMMKNVPFAGPDGWLDSYVGLILPFAVTGFAIFLMRQNFLAIPRELDEQATIDGCSKFQIYWKVIMPLNKPAIALVAIFSFLSHWNEYLWPLTIARSQEMYTIQIALKAFQGQYNIDWPLIMTGATTAALPMIILYFILQPLFEQGLGGLGSGGKES, encoded by the coding sequence ATGAAAAAGTCAAAAATCCTGAAAAACTTCATCCTGTATTTTTTGCTGACGTTTGTCTTATTCGTGTTTTTAGGTCCATATATTTGGATGCTGATGACGGCCGTGAAGTCTCAGGGTGATGTCATGGTTTGGCCGCCCAAAATTTTGCCAACAGAATTTCATTGGGAAAATTTCCTGAGAATCTGGCAGGAAACAAACTTGCCGAGAGCTTTCTTAAACAGCTTTATCGTATCAGCTTTAGCTACAATTATTAACGTGTTATTTGCGTCGTTGGCGGCTTTTGCCTTTGCAAGACTGACATTTCCGGGAAGAGATAAGCTTTTCCTCTTAGTGCTTGCGACGATGATGATTCCTTCTGGCTTAATGGTTGTTCCGCTCTTTTTCATGATGAAAAATGTACCGTTCGCTGGGCCTGATGGATGGCTTGATTCCTATGTGGGACTCATTCTTCCCTTTGCAGTCACAGGCTTTGCCATTTTTCTGATGCGTCAGAACTTCCTTGCCATACCAAGAGAATTGGATGAGCAGGCAACGATTGACGGCTGCTCAAAGTTTCAAATTTATTGGAAAGTGATCATGCCTTTAAATAAACCGGCGATCGCATTAGTGGCAATCTTTAGCTTCCTGAGTCACTGGAACGAGTATTTATGGCCATTGACGATTGCGAGATCGCAGGAAATGTACACGATACAGATAGCTCTTAAAGCATTCCAGGGCCAATATAACATCGATTGGCCGTTAATCATGACGGGGGCAACTACTGCAGCTTTGCCGATGATTATTTTGTACTTTATTCTACAGCCTCTATTTGAGCAAGGACTGGGAGGACTGGGTTCGGGAGGAAAAGAATCGTGA
- a CDS encoding carbohydrate ABC transporter permease — MKTEMASQMNTEIKTKKEFHKLKDYIGSYLFVLPALSFLFIFSIAPILYLIWLSFHDYSLPNPAVFTGLKNFSQMLQDKLFIKSLGNTIVYTAGSMFLGLGGAIAVAVLLNRKLRGLRFFKVFYFLPTITSEVITAMIFLWVFDNNLGILNYLLKVAGVETPPAWLLQPATAMIILILIGAWRGTAYNIPIFLAALQAVPQSLYEAARIDGANSWKQFIHITLPSITHILVYTMVMSVIGSFQVVAVVDILTNGGPMDSTMVVIKHIWQQSFEFNYVGYGAALSLVLFPFLLAVTWLQLKLSGKD, encoded by the coding sequence ATGAAAACAGAAATGGCTTCTCAAATGAATACTGAAATAAAAACGAAAAAAGAGTTTCATAAATTAAAAGATTATATCGGGTCTTATCTATTTGTTTTACCTGCACTTAGTTTCTTATTTATATTCTCCATAGCGCCTATTCTCTATTTAATTTGGCTGAGCTTTCATGATTACAGCCTGCCTAATCCCGCTGTGTTTACTGGCTTAAAGAACTTTTCTCAAATGCTTCAAGACAAGCTTTTCATTAAGAGTCTCGGAAACACAATCGTTTATACAGCCGGTTCCATGTTTTTAGGGCTGGGCGGCGCGATTGCCGTTGCTGTGCTTCTTAATAGAAAGCTTAGAGGCTTACGATTTTTTAAAGTGTTTTATTTTCTGCCGACGATCACCTCTGAGGTGATTACAGCCATGATCTTTTTGTGGGTGTTTGATAATAACCTGGGCATCCTTAACTATTTGCTGAAGGTTGCAGGTGTCGAAACACCGCCGGCCTGGCTTTTGCAGCCGGCTACAGCGATGATCATTCTGATTCTGATTGGAGCATGGAGAGGCACAGCTTATAATATCCCGATTTTCTTGGCAGCCCTTCAGGCCGTTCCTCAATCTTTATATGAAGCAGCAAGGATTGATGGAGCTAATTCCTGGAAGCAGTTTATACATATTACACTGCCATCGATCACCCATATATTAGTTTACACCATGGTTATGTCTGTCATTGGATCGTTCCAGGTCGTAGCGGTTGTAGATATTTTGACAAACGGCGGACCGATGGACAGCACGATGGTAGTCATTAAACATATTTGGCAGCAGTCGTTTGAATTTAACTATGTTGGCTATGGAGCTGCACTGTCACTTGTTCTATTCCCATTCTTGCTTGCAGTGACCTGGCTTCAATTAAAGCTATCCGGAAAGGACTAA
- a CDS encoding extracellular solute-binding protein, which produces MKKLIFLVLAVFLVLSGCQSSTGSSGGGKTEPVKAPDRDLAADGLPEFNEKVGELGKTDLEIWLAADYANTAPIQDAIKEFKEVYPNISIKTVGIEWGDMSNKVKLAVSSGAVPDMAHAHAFAMGAQGLAEPVDDLWEEWGEEDKFVPGGIEDTTWEGVKYGMPIDVNTTIYLYNKKVFEENGIKEAPKTLDELVTVSKKLTKKDGSRYGIVTSASGWSFFGNVIAAGTNTLKFDGDKVTANLNDPKIVETMAKYTGLATEDKSSPVPPPQERQTDHPVAMFGTGRAVSFISGPWDIARIKNEFPDSYKDLATAPLPGDGNGSVLGGGSLFVPKGSKNKVASFELMKWFVSDKYGIRLAKEQGRHPVKTHLYEDEMYSDPLLKPYVETLQEAVPYKLEAYPEANDAWGKALRAVFDGADPQKTLDEAQGIAEKAVNSAK; this is translated from the coding sequence ATGAAAAAACTGATATTTTTAGTACTTGCTGTTTTTCTTGTTTTATCAGGGTGTCAATCGAGCACGGGCAGCTCGGGCGGCGGGAAAACGGAACCTGTAAAGGCACCGGATCGCGATTTAGCGGCAGACGGCTTGCCGGAGTTTAATGAAAAGGTTGGAGAATTGGGGAAAACGGATTTGGAAATTTGGCTGGCAGCTGACTATGCCAATACAGCTCCAATTCAAGATGCAATCAAGGAATTTAAGGAAGTCTATCCGAACATTTCAATTAAAACGGTTGGAATTGAATGGGGAGATATGAGCAATAAAGTAAAGCTTGCGGTTTCCAGTGGAGCGGTTCCTGATATGGCTCATGCCCATGCCTTTGCAATGGGTGCACAGGGTCTTGCTGAACCGGTTGATGATCTGTGGGAAGAGTGGGGCGAAGAGGATAAATTTGTTCCAGGCGGTATTGAAGATACGACCTGGGAAGGTGTTAAATACGGAATGCCGATTGATGTAAATACTACAATCTACTTGTATAACAAAAAGGTTTTTGAAGAGAACGGCATCAAAGAAGCGCCTAAAACGCTTGATGAGTTAGTGACTGTTTCAAAGAAACTGACAAAGAAAGATGGATCCAGATATGGAATCGTGACGAGTGCGAGCGGATGGAGTTTCTTCGGAAATGTCATCGCAGCGGGAACGAACACGCTGAAGTTTGATGGGGACAAGGTGACAGCAAATCTGAATGATCCAAAGATTGTTGAAACCATGGCGAAATATACAGGCTTAGCAACGGAGGATAAATCATCTCCTGTTCCTCCGCCGCAAGAAAGACAAACCGATCATCCTGTAGCGATGTTTGGAACAGGAAGAGCTGTTTCCTTCATTTCTGGACCTTGGGATATCGCAAGAATTAAAAATGAGTTTCCAGATTCCTATAAAGACCTTGCAACAGCTCCGCTTCCTGGCGATGGAAATGGTTCTGTATTGGGAGGAGGCAGCTTGTTTGTTCCAAAGGGATCTAAAAACAAAGTCGCTTCCTTTGAGCTGATGAAATGGTTTGTTTCAGACAAGTATGGAATTCGGTTAGCTAAAGAGCAAGGCCGTCATCCGGTGAAAACACATTTATATGAAGATGAAATGTACAGTGATCCATTATTGAAGCCATATGTAGAGACGCTGCAAGAGGCTGTACCGTATAAATTGGAAGCGTATCCAGAAGCAAATGATGCATGGGGTAAAGCTTTGCGTGCTGTGTTTGACGGGGCTGATCCGCAAAAAACGCTGGACGAGGCACAGGGAATTGCCGAAAAGGCTGTTAATTCAGCTAAATAG
- a CDS encoding LacI family DNA-binding transcriptional regulator encodes MVTIGDVAKQAGVSKSTVSNVFSKKRPISEDVTKRVIRVAKELNYVPNHMARSLAIKKTMIIGLKMPTVKDYELSSFETKVINGVVKKSSESGYRVLLDRIYEGDDQTNFSRDPVDGVILLNPREDDARIVQYRDSSMPFVLIGRPDRTDMDIKCVDNNNIEMAKEVGEYLIGNGHREILFLNASYHMTVAEDRKAGLMQAYDNYNMPFDEGNVVYYDQSTFSNASEYGYVSFLEKINEKKYTAVIADSDRVALGVMRAAREMEVDIPGDVSLIALSNNETLALETTPNLTSVELFPEKLGEEAAEVLINMLNKQLVPRIRTIPAKLVIRDSCQDMKHQEA; translated from the coding sequence ATGGTCACAATAGGTGATGTAGCAAAGCAGGCTGGTGTATCTAAAAGTACGGTTTCGAATGTATTCAGCAAGAAGCGTCCGATAAGTGAGGATGTGACAAAGCGTGTGATTCGGGTTGCAAAGGAATTGAATTATGTTCCCAATCACATGGCGAGAAGTCTGGCTATTAAAAAGACAATGATTATTGGTCTTAAGATGCCGACTGTCAAAGATTATGAGTTAAGCAGCTTTGAAACGAAAGTGATTAATGGGGTTGTGAAAAAGTCTTCGGAAAGCGGATACCGGGTTCTTTTGGACCGCATTTATGAAGGAGACGACCAAACGAACTTTTCAAGGGATCCTGTTGACGGTGTGATTCTATTAAATCCCCGTGAAGATGATGCGCGTATTGTGCAATACAGGGATTCCAGCATGCCCTTTGTCCTGATCGGGCGGCCAGACAGAACGGACATGGATATCAAATGTGTAGATAATAACAATATTGAAATGGCGAAAGAGGTCGGGGAATATTTAATCGGCAATGGCCATCGCGAGATTTTGTTTTTAAATGCTTCTTATCATATGACGGTAGCAGAGGACAGAAAAGCTGGGCTGATGCAGGCCTATGATAATTACAATATGCCGTTTGACGAGGGGAATGTTGTTTATTATGATCAATCGACCTTTTCAAACGCATCTGAATATGGGTATGTTTCTTTTTTAGAAAAGATAAATGAGAAGAAGTATACAGCGGTCATTGCGGATTCGGATCGTGTTGCACTTGGGGTAATGAGAGCCGCAAGGGAAATGGAAGTGGATATTCCGGGAGATGTTTCCCTGATTGCTTTGAGCAATAATGAGACCCTGGCTCTTGAGACGACTCCTAACTTAACGAGTGTCGAGCTGTTTCCTGAGAAGCTGGGGGAGGAAGCGGCTGAGGTTCTGATTAATATGCTGAACAAACAGCTTGTTCCAAGAATCAGAACAATCCCTGCAAAGCTGGTTATTCGCGATTCTTGTCAAGATATGAAGCATCAAGAAGCGTAA
- a CDS encoding alginate lyase family protein: protein MFFKRFFVLILICIILISAIFFRENESYGIYSEQEFHEVKEMIKKDDQRLEAYIQFIELANNYLKRKANPVDYLYIPPTYVDNSGHAKARKDITEDAYASYILGLAWKLTDQEIYAEKAIDILNHWSKTNKQISAKDDTPLVAANSGIGFIYSATLLHDYKKWDQSQFRKWVESTYLPTIQFARNRSNNWANWGNLASLTTYSYLGDKSKLEKEVMYTKKIIVSQIDANGKMKEEIARKAKSMRYTYFALAPLTQSAFLIYNETNTNLFDLNSLEGKRIKAAFDKLYNAVENPNNWQYYTKTDLEKPNMEGNNNWPGSLIEAMSHIYPQENYNHLITEYRPILGGYIANRGPHHLAWNFPTLIPPIISN from the coding sequence TTGTTTTTCAAAAGATTCTTTGTTCTCATTTTAATATGTATTATTTTGATTAGTGCTATTTTTTTCCGAGAGAATGAATCTTATGGAATTTATAGTGAACAAGAGTTTCATGAAGTGAAAGAGATGATAAAGAAAGATGATCAAAGACTCGAAGCCTATATACAATTTATTGAACTAGCAAACAATTACTTAAAAAGAAAAGCTAATCCAGTAGATTACTTGTATATTCCCCCAACTTATGTAGATAACAGCGGCCATGCAAAAGCCCGAAAAGATATTACTGAAGATGCTTATGCAAGTTATATATTAGGGCTTGCATGGAAGTTAACAGACCAAGAGATATATGCAGAAAAAGCAATAGACATATTAAATCATTGGTCAAAAACTAATAAACAAATCTCAGCTAAAGATGATACTCCACTGGTAGCTGCAAATAGCGGAATAGGATTTATATATAGTGCTACATTACTACATGATTATAAAAAATGGGATCAATCACAATTCCGAAAATGGGTTGAATCTACATACTTGCCTACCATTCAATTCGCCCGAAATAGATCAAATAATTGGGCGAATTGGGGTAATTTGGCCTCTCTTACTACTTATAGTTATTTAGGTGATAAAAGTAAATTAGAAAAGGAAGTTATGTACACCAAAAAAATAATTGTTTCACAAATTGATGCAAATGGAAAAATGAAGGAAGAAATTGCTCGAAAGGCAAAAAGTATGAGATATACATATTTTGCATTAGCACCACTTACACAATCAGCATTTCTTATTTATAACGAAACAAATACTAATTTATTTGATTTAAATAGTTTAGAAGGTAAAAGAATAAAAGCGGCATTCGATAAATTATATAATGCAGTTGAAAATCCAAATAATTGGCAGTATTATACTAAAACGGATCTAGAAAAACCAAATATGGAAGGAAACAACAATTGGCCGGGTAGTTTAATTGAAGCTATGTCACATATATACCCTCAAGAAAATTATAATCATTTAATAACGGAATATAGGCCGATATTAGGAGGATATATAGCTAACAGGGGACCACATCATTTAGCTTGGAATTTCCCTACACTAATCCCTCCAATAATTTCAAATTAA